The following are from one region of the Mustela lutreola isolate mMusLut2 chromosome 7, mMusLut2.pri, whole genome shotgun sequence genome:
- the LYSMD2 gene encoding lysM and putative peptidoglycan-binding domain-containing protein 2 isoform X3, translating into MGRPPKLPPQMEQIKRANKLFTNDCIFLKKTLNIPVISEKPLLFNGLNSIDSPESETVGSSFSHEEEPVAAGEDLSPPSPQESDVQPIQPEEVSARDFLQRLDLQIKLSTQAAKKLKEESRDEESPYAASLYHS; encoded by the exons ATGGGCAGGCCGCCCAAGCTCCCTCCCCAG atggaACAGATTAAAAGGGCAAATAAACTGTTTACCAATGATTGTATATTTCTGAAGAAAACTTTGAACATCCCAGTTATATCAGAGAAGCCTTTGTTGTTTAATGGACTTAACTCAATAGATTCTCCAGAAAGTGAAACTGTTGGTAGCAGTTTTTCTCATGAAGAAGAGCCCGTGGCAGCTGGGGAAGACCTTTCTCCTCCCAGTCCTCAAGAATCTGATGTTCAGCCTATACAGCCTGAAGAAGTGTCAGCTAGAGATTTCCTGCAGAGACTAGACTTGCAGATTAAGTTGTCAACACAGGCAGCCAAGAAACTAAAAGAAGAGAGCAG
- the LYSMD2 gene encoding lysM and putative peptidoglycan-binding domain-containing protein 2 isoform X2, with translation MADSSPALSLREGGPRAPRASAPSPPPHSRSRSGSESEEAELSLSLARTKTRSYGSTASVRAPLGAGVIERLVEHRVRAGDTLQGIALKYGVSMEQIKRANKLFTNDCIFLKKTLNIPVISEKPLLFNGLNSIDSPESETVGSSFSHEEEPVAAGEDLSPPSPQESDVQPIQPEEVSARDFLQRLDLQIKLSTQAAKKLKEESRDEESPYAASLYHS, from the exons ATGGCGGATTCGTCGCCCGCGCTGTCCCTGCGGGAAGGCGGCCCCCGGGCGCCCCGGGCCTCGGCCCCCTCGCCGCCGCCGCACTCGCGCTCGCGCTCGGGCTCCGAGTCCGAGGAGGCCGAGCTGTCGCTGAGTCTGGCCCGCACCAAGACCCGCTCGTACGGCAGCACGGCCAGCGTGCGGGCGCCGCTGGGCGCCGGCGTCATCGAGCGCCTTGTGGAGCACCGGGTCCGCGCCGGCGATACGCTGCAGGGCATCGCGCTCAAGTACGGAGTCTCG atggaACAGATTAAAAGGGCAAATAAACTGTTTACCAATGATTGTATATTTCTGAAGAAAACTTTGAACATCCCAGTTATATCAGAGAAGCCTTTGTTGTTTAATGGACTTAACTCAATAGATTCTCCAGAAAGTGAAACTGTTGGTAGCAGTTTTTCTCATGAAGAAGAGCCCGTGGCAGCTGGGGAAGACCTTTCTCCTCCCAGTCCTCAAGAATCTGATGTTCAGCCTATACAGCCTGAAGAAGTGTCAGCTAGAGATTTCCTGCAGAGACTAGACTTGCAGATTAAGTTGTCAACACAGGCAGCCAAGAAACTAAAAGAAGAGAGCAG
- the LYSMD2 gene encoding lysM and putative peptidoglycan-binding domain-containing protein 2 isoform X1 — MKNTDEVNRGFNDNTLWSYDFSILKRKRVRRGKAGRAGGGRPPCPARSSPSRPPARRPRETARRSPSEEEEEAAAHEAPPPWRASQPGGLRGTYGGFVARAVPAGRRPPGAPGLGPLAAAALALALGLRVRGGRAVAESGPHQDPLVRQHGQRAGAAGRRRHRAPCGAPGPRRRYAAGHRAQVRSLDGTD; from the exons ATGAAGAACACAGATGAGGTCAACCGTGGATTTAATGATAATACTTTGTGGAGTTATGATTTCAGCATCTTAAAGAGGAAACGG GTGCGCCGGGGGAAGGCGGGACGCGCAGGAGGGGGGCGCCCGCCATGCCCGGCCCGCAGCTCCCCGTCGCGGCCTCCAGCCCGCCGCCCCCGCGAAACGGCCCGCCGCAGCCCctctgaggaggaagaagaggcggCGGCGCACGAGGCGCCGCCTCCTTGGCGAGCTTCGCAACCTGGCGGCCTCCGCGGGACCTATGGCGGATTCGTCGCCCGCGCTGTCCCTGCGGGAAGGCGGCCCCCGGGCGCCCCGGGCCTCGGCCCCCTCGCCGCCGCCGCACTCGCGCTCGCGCTCGGGCTCCGAGTCCGAGGAGGCCGAGCTGTCGCTGAGTCTGGCCCGCACCAAGACCCGCTCGTACGGCAGCACGGCCAGCGTGCGGGCGCCGCTGGGCGCCGGCGTCATCGAGCGCCTTGTGGAGCACCGGGTCCGCGCCGGCGATACGCTGCAGGGCATCGCGCTCAAGTACGGAGTCTCG atggaACAGATTAA